The DNA segment GCATACGCTGCGCTCATTAGGCAAAGCGGGAGCCACACGTTGGAAGGGTATACGCCCGACTGTGCGTGGTGTTGTCATGAACCCTGTTGATCATCCGCATGGTGGTGGTGAAGGCCGTACCTCGGGCGGTCGTCATCCGGTATCGCCTTGGGGTGTGCCAACCAAAGGGTATAAAACCCGTACCAACAAACGCACAAATAAGATGATTGTGCGCCGTAGAAACCGTAAATAATTGATTAGGGGTTAGAGTCGTGCCACGTTCAATCAGAAAAGGCCCATTCATTGACCACCATTTAATGAAGAAGGTGGATGAGGCGGTAGCCCAGAACAACAAACGTCCTATCAAGACCTGGTCGCGCAGATCTCTCGTGGCGCCAGAGATGGTGGGACTGACGATCGCTGTATACAACGGCAAGCAGCATGTCCCGGTGTTGGTATCGGAGAACATGGTCGGACACAAGTTGGGTGAGTTTGCGCTGACCCGCACTTATCGTGGTCATGCCGCTGATAAGAAGTCCAAGTAGAGGAAGTGACGATGCAGACTACAGCAAAATTGCGTCATGCCCGGATTTCTGCTCAGAAGGGGCGACTGATCGCAGATCAGATTCGTGGACTTCCTGTTGAGCAGGCCCTGGATCTTCTCTCTTTCAGTAAGAAGAAGGGTGCTGGGCTGGTAAAAAAGGTGCTCGAATCGGCGATTGCCAATGCCGAGCATAACGATGGTGCGGATATCGATGAATTGAAGGTTTCAGCCGTCAGTGTCGATGATGGTCCGACCATGAAGCGTATTCGAGCACGTGCCAAAGGTCGTGCAACCAGGATTCTCAAACGCACCAGTCACATCAACGTGACTGTAGCGGAAAAGTAACAGGCAAGAGAGGCCGAAATGGGTCAAAAAGTACATCCAACCGGGATACGTCTTGGCATAGTAAAAGACTGGACTTCCAAGTGGTATGCGGATTCCAAGCACTATGCAGATCTTTTGAACAATGATCTCGAAGTCCGGGAATTCTTGAAAAAGAAGTTGCACCAGGCGTCTGTGAGTCGTATTCAGATCGATCGTCCTGCAAACAATGCCCACATTACTGTCCACACCGCGCGTCCTGGACTGGTGATCGGCAAAAAGGGTGAGGATATCGATGCATTGAGGGCCGAAGTCTCCGCCATGATGGGGATTCCTGTCCATATGAGCATCGAAGAGATCCGCAAGCCGGAGCTCGATGCCCAGTTGGTGGGTGAGAGCATTGCCCAGCAGTTGGAAAGACGTGTCATGTTCAGGCGTGCCATGAAGCGGGCTGTACAGAATGCCATGCGCCTCGGTGCCGAGGGCATCAAGGTACATATCAGCGGACGACTCAACGGTGCTGAAATAGCGCGTTCCGAATGGTATCGGGAAGGGCGTGTGCCATTGCACACCCTGCGTGCAGATATTGATTATGGCTTTGCTGAAGCGAATACAACCTACGGGATCATCGGTGTCAAGGTATGGGTCTTCAAGGGTGAAGTCTACGCTGATAATGAGGAAGTTGAAGTGGAAACCAAAACTACCTCGTCGGGTAAGAGGTCGTAAGCCATGTTGCAACCTAAACGGACAAAATTTCGCAAACAGCACAAGGGGCGCAATCGCGGCCTGGCCATCAAGGGCAGCGATGTCTCTTTTGGTGAATATGGCCTTAAATCCACCGGTCGGGGTCGGATTACGGCTAGACAGATTGAGGCTGCCCGGCGTGCCATCACCAGGCACGTGAAACGTGGCGGTAAAATCTGGATCCGAATCTTTCCGGACAAGCCGATCACTAAGAAGCCTTTGG comes from the Candidatus Thiodiazotropha sp. CDECU1 genome and includes:
- the rplP gene encoding 50S ribosomal protein L16, which encodes MLQPKRTKFRKQHKGRNRGLAIKGSDVSFGEYGLKSTGRGRITARQIEAARRAITRHVKRGGKIWIRIFPDKPITKKPLEVRQGKGKGNVEYWVAQVQPGRMLYEIEGISEELAREAFALAAAKLPVSTTFVKRTVM
- the rpsC gene encoding 30S ribosomal protein S3; protein product: MGQKVHPTGIRLGIVKDWTSKWYADSKHYADLLNNDLEVREFLKKKLHQASVSRIQIDRPANNAHITVHTARPGLVIGKKGEDIDALRAEVSAMMGIPVHMSIEEIRKPELDAQLVGESIAQQLERRVMFRRAMKRAVQNAMRLGAEGIKVHISGRLNGAEIARSEWYREGRVPLHTLRADIDYGFAEANTTYGIIGVKVWVFKGEVYADNEEVEVETKTTSSGKRS
- the rpsS gene encoding 30S ribosomal protein S19; its protein translation is MPRSIRKGPFIDHHLMKKVDEAVAQNNKRPIKTWSRRSLVAPEMVGLTIAVYNGKQHVPVLVSENMVGHKLGEFALTRTYRGHAADKKSK
- the rplV gene encoding 50S ribosomal protein L22; this translates as MQTTAKLRHARISAQKGRLIADQIRGLPVEQALDLLSFSKKKGAGLVKKVLESAIANAEHNDGADIDELKVSAVSVDDGPTMKRIRARAKGRATRILKRTSHINVTVAEK